A single window of Pectobacterium parmentieri DNA harbors:
- a CDS encoding UvrD-helicase domain-containing protein: MTKPSPEQAAIINAPLVPMSVIACAGSGKTHTAVRRLAEMRRLLGSHRGRVALLSFSNIAVDTFRQSYQSLALEMSVGPSGHRVDINTLDGFITRHVLHPHAHRTMQATQAAFLVTGGESFLNSFSFKPGNYPVSIMSMQVGWRDSGIYFYYVNNDQVVELNHGYASAIVHRLGTVGAYTHNLGRYWCYRTLREQPVILRALARRYPHILIDEAQDIGTLHQAILEQLINAGVQVSLIGDPNQAIYEFAGANGRFLSQYGTRSGVIGLKLTRNYRSVPPILELANKLSDRSDDPDRIIPETAHGAYFIPYRTADRDNLVHTFQATVIAAGLMLERSAVLCRGRDFANKLAGNESPAGQGAVKGFAQAAISRDKNQDYVGAFKGVAICIAGLLVNLPKGWVATVTHPASYPEAQPLRRLIWRFTRNPDTGLPSASLQADTEWHPLLLTRVKALLATLEKDHGLKPVNNIGMKLAKKKLPNVPLATTADLAASNTARIRVDTVHQAKGENLDAVLYMATKEHVTAMLDGVDSEVGRIGYVAVTRARDLLWLGVPANSLSELRPKLVANGFQEIGIPALLTT; encoded by the coding sequence ATGACAAAACCTTCCCCTGAGCAGGCGGCTATCATCAACGCGCCACTGGTCCCCATGTCGGTTATCGCGTGCGCTGGAAGCGGAAAGACACACACGGCAGTACGTCGGTTGGCGGAGATGCGCAGACTGCTTGGTAGCCATCGTGGCCGAGTGGCGCTGCTGTCCTTCTCCAATATCGCTGTGGACACGTTCCGACAAAGCTACCAGTCCTTAGCCCTTGAAATGTCGGTCGGTCCCAGCGGCCACCGCGTTGACATCAATACACTGGACGGTTTCATCACGCGCCATGTTCTTCACCCCCATGCCCACCGGACGATGCAAGCAACACAGGCGGCCTTTCTTGTCACTGGTGGCGAGTCATTCCTGAACAGTTTCTCTTTCAAGCCAGGCAACTACCCCGTTAGCATCATGTCCATGCAGGTCGGATGGCGTGACTCCGGCATCTATTTCTACTACGTGAACAATGACCAAGTCGTAGAGTTGAACCACGGTTATGCCTCTGCGATCGTCCATCGCCTGGGGACTGTGGGTGCCTATACACACAATCTTGGCCGTTACTGGTGTTATCGCACACTCAGGGAACAACCGGTGATTCTTCGCGCCTTGGCGCGCCGGTATCCGCATATCCTGATTGATGAAGCGCAGGACATTGGCACGCTCCATCAGGCCATTCTTGAACAACTCATCAACGCAGGCGTGCAGGTATCGCTCATCGGCGATCCCAACCAAGCCATCTACGAGTTTGCTGGGGCCAATGGAAGATTTTTGTCGCAGTACGGGACACGTTCTGGCGTCATTGGGTTGAAATTGACCCGCAACTATCGGTCCGTACCGCCAATTCTCGAACTGGCGAATAAGCTCTCAGACCGTAGCGATGATCCAGATCGCATCATCCCGGAAACGGCACATGGCGCGTACTTCATCCCCTACAGGACGGCTGACCGCGACAACCTAGTACACACATTCCAAGCCACCGTCATCGCGGCAGGACTGATGCTCGAACGTTCCGCCGTGCTCTGTCGTGGCCGTGACTTTGCCAACAAGTTGGCCGGCAACGAGTCTCCCGCTGGCCAAGGAGCTGTGAAAGGTTTTGCCCAAGCCGCCATCTCCCGTGACAAGAATCAAGATTATGTCGGGGCCTTCAAGGGCGTTGCCATTTGCATTGCTGGCCTTCTCGTCAATTTGCCCAAGGGGTGGGTGGCCACTGTCACACATCCCGCGAGCTATCCCGAAGCCCAACCGTTGCGCCGCCTAATTTGGCGCTTCACGCGAAACCCGGATACAGGACTACCTTCTGCTTCCTTGCAGGCGGACACCGAATGGCATCCGCTGTTGCTCACCAGGGTAAAGGCATTACTGGCTACGTTGGAGAAGGACCATGGCTTGAAGCCTGTTAACAACATAGGTATGAAACTCGCCAAGAAAAAATTACCTAATGTGCCGCTTGCCACTACCGCAGATCTGGCGGCATCAAATACAGCCAGAATCCGTGTGGACACAGTTCATCAGGCGAAAGGCGAGAACCTGGATGCTGTTCTCTACATGGCAACCAAAGAACACGTCACGGCTATGCTGGATGGAGTGGACTCAGAAGTCGGACGCATAGGATACGTCGCGGTGACGCGCGCCAGGGATCTCTTGTGGCTGGGCGTTCCAGCCAATTCGCTATCTGAATTACGGCCTAAATTGGTTGCGAACGGTTTTCAAGAGATTGGCATACCAGCCCTTCTCACCACCTAA
- a CDS encoding PDDEXK nuclease domain-containing protein produces the protein MLELGEGFTFVGRQRRLRIEQTWYWGDLLFFQRKLRGLVIIDLKLGSLTHADMG, from the coding sequence TTGCTGGAACTAGGTGAAGGCTTCACCTTCGTTGGGCGGCAACGTCGGTTGCGCATCGAGCAGACCTGGTATTGGGGCGATTTGCTGTTCTTCCAACGCAAGCTACGCGGCTTGGTCATCATCGACCTGAAGCTAGGTAGCCTCACCCATGCTGACATGGGGTAA
- a CDS encoding helix-turn-helix transcriptional regulator: protein MTVQPSLLEDQFVDMAFITKLTGLTDKWFYKLIKDGLFPKPIKLGRSSRWLQSEVEIWLQQRIVQSRQ, encoded by the coding sequence ATGACTGTTCAACCTTCCCTACTCGAAGACCAGTTTGTCGATATGGCATTCATCACCAAACTGACAGGGCTCACCGACAAATGGTTTTATAAACTGATCAAAGATGGCCTGTTTCCCAAACCCATTAAGCTAGGGCGTAGCTCCCGTTGGCTACAAAGTGAAGTGGAAATCTGGTTACAGCAGCGAATTGTTCAGTCTCGCCAGTAG
- a CDS encoding inovirus-type Gp2 protein, with product MDFPYPYNRNYTMNWFLLSLVNDHLNQLLARYSRLQPIRIDLFYRKGSWRYLHHGMKQTEWDVRQLAEMMMRQGRLVGYFWVLESTPLHGCHAHIVMYLNRHNNQSTYPVAEQAGALWQDITESQGYHNRCDHKASYEADITQPVNYDDSVAINGLRYIISYLAKEEQKDGHYYYGSSEVPTPSGLGRPRGNP from the coding sequence ATGGATTTTCCCTATCCCTATAACCGTAATTACACGATGAACTGGTTCCTACTTTCGTTAGTCAATGACCACCTTAATCAACTGTTAGCCCGTTACTCTCGCCTACAACCCATCAGGATCGATCTATTTTATCGTAAAGGTTCATGGCGTTATCTCCATCATGGGATGAAGCAGACTGAATGGGATGTTCGTCAGTTGGCTGAAATGATGATGCGCCAAGGCAGACTCGTCGGATATTTTTGGGTATTGGAGTCTACACCCCTTCATGGGTGTCATGCTCACATCGTGATGTATCTCAATAGACACAACAATCAGTCAACATATCCGGTAGCAGAACAGGCTGGCGCACTGTGGCAGGACATAACGGAAAGCCAGGGTTACCACAACCGGTGCGATCATAAAGCCAGCTACGAAGCTGATATAACCCAGCCAGTTAATTACGATGATAGCGTTGCTATCAATGGCCTACGCTACATTATCAGCTATCTGGCGAAAGAAGAGCAGAAGGACGGGCATTATTACTACGGTTCTAGCGAGGTTCCTACACCCAGTGGGCTAGGGAGGCCACGAGGTAATCCGTGA